A region of the Methanobrevibacter ruminantium M1 genome:
ATACATAATTAAGTAAATAAGTATATAAAAATATATTTATTACTCTTCAAATAAACTTGATTTTTACAATATTGTACAAAATAATCCCAATTAAATTTACAAAGTTAATATTTGATATAATTAAGTTAATAATTTATTCAAATAATTAAAAAAATAATTTACAGACTAACAATTATACTTTTTATCAAAAGTAATACAAGTATAAATATAAATATTATTAAATCCAAATATTCGACCATGTCCTTATCAATAGAACTGGAAAAATACCTGAAAGGCAATGGCGCAATAGAAGTAGGATATGCAGACATCACCAATTTCACTCCAAAGAAAGGATTGAACACAGGAGTAGTCTTTTTCATCACCTACCCTAAGGAAGTGATACGAAACATGGCGAATGCTCCAACATTAGAGTACCTTTATGAATTGATTGATCTAAACACCAGACTGGATGCCCTTGGAATGATCTGTGAGGAGTTTCTTATAAATAAAGGATATAAGGCATATGCACAGACAAAAAAGAGATTAGGAGGAAACTTTGGAGAGTTCAATTCATTTGAGCTTCCACATAAGACCATAGCTACAAGAGCAGGCATGGGATGGATTGGAAAGTCAGCACTCTTTACAACATTCAAGTACGGATCCGCTTTAAGATTATGCTCAGTGCTGACAGATGCCCCTTTAGAGATAGGAGAGCCAATAATTAAGTCCAGATGCGGAAAGTGCATGATATGTAAGGAGGCATGTCCTGGAGGAGCAATAAGCGGAAGAAACTGGGATTATACTCTTAAAAGAAATGATTTTTATGATGATAAGAAGTGTGAGAAGTATGCGCTTATAGTCTCTGAGGAGAATCTGGGAAAACCTGATACAGTCTGTGGCAAATGTATTTATGCCTGCCCTCATACTCAGAAGTATGTGAAAAGAACTTGATTTTAAGAAAATAGTTATTTTTTTATCTATTTAAAAAATTATTATTATTTTATCTAATTTTAAAAAAAAATAGTTATTACGCACTAGTCTTAAAAATAGAATCTAAATTAGTGCTTTTTGAAATTAAAAATTAAATTAAACTTGTTTTAAAAATAGCGTTTAAAGTGTTATTTTTGAATGTTAATATTTAAATGAAATTAAGTTGTTAGAAAAACCCTATTTTTATTTTATAACTTAATTGCATAAGTTAAGATACCTGCTTGTGGTGAAATCTTTAATTTTTGAATGAATTTTTCCATATGGACAGTTTCAAGCTCATCACCTTCATCCAAGGTAATGATAAAGCCCATTTTCATCCAAAACTGAAGAGCCCCCTCTAATGTCCTATGAGTATGCAAATAAATATTTTTATAGTCCCTGTCTTTTGCAAAGTTTTCAGCTACGCTAAACATTTTAGAAGCCAAACCGCAACGTCTGTATCTCCTATCGACAAAAAGTCTCCAAATGCTTGATGTAGTGTCATTGGAATATATGCCTTCAAATTTTTCAAAATTCTTATCATAAGCCCTCAGACCTATTGTAGCAATAATTTCACCGCTTTCGGAATAAGCAACGAAAAATGCATTGCGTTCTGGATTTATATAATAGTCCTCCATATTCACAATGTCCTGATGCCACTCTGGGACATAATCATAGCCAAATTCAAGTTTTATCATGTGAAATAAAAAGTTTTGAACATTTTTTATTTCCTCTGGGTCGTTTCCTAACTCTTTAATATTAACATTCATATTAACACTTCAAGGAAGTTATTATTTTTTCTAAGAAAAAAACATATTTAGTAATACTTTTATGCAATTTTTGATTACTAATAATATTGAAGTTTAAAATTATATTTAAAACTTATTATTTAATCCTAGGAGAAAGGCCCAATTTAAAATTTGGCTTTAAAAGTAATACTAAATGGCTAAAAAAGACCATAAAAGTAATAAAAAATTAAATAAAGAAGAGAAAAGTATTACAAAATAAAGTAAAATGATAAAAAAAGTAATACAAAATATGATTAGATAAAATAAAAAATTGGTAAAATAGAATTAAAAAAATAAGAATAATAAGAGAATAGAAAACAGATAAAAAAAATACTAAAAAAGATGTTAGTGTGAGATAATAAAAGAGGTTGAAATGAGTTAATGAGAAACATCTTTTTTAGAATAAAAATGAATTAAATCATTCAAATAAATAGATAAATGAATAAATAAAATTTAATAAAAGGATTGTTAAATCCTTTTTTGATAGAATATCTAAAGAGGAACGTCCTTTTTAGTAAAGTAAAGATAAGAAATGACTATTCCAACTATGAAAGTAGCAAAAACCAATCCATAAGGCAATAGCATATTTATTCCATATTCTGCTATCTCTCCAGATGCAATAAGATAAGGACATACCCAAGGGACATATGGAGCCCAGGTTTGTCCGTAAACAAGCATATTAACAAGAGTTAGACTAGCTCCGCCAACCATAGCAGGCACCATATTTGTAACAAACAATGAAATAAATACAAACGGAGAGAATGTCAAAAAGAGCAATAGATTTGCAAATAGAAGCTGTGCAAAGCTGTTAATTAGCAAGTTTACAGTAAATCCGCTTAGTCCTGCAGCAAAACCAAATATCATAGTTGATAGGCTTGTAATAACTGTTAGAATCAAAATCCAAATAAGGAACATGAGATATTTAGACATCAGGAACTTTCCCCTTGAAATTGGAATGGTAAGCATCATCTTTAAGGTATGTTCATTGTATTCCCTTCCAAAGAGATATGCCATAATGATTGCAAAGATAAGAACAGCAAACAATACAGACATATACATGTTTACATTGGTAAATAGAGCGTCAAAGGCCTGGACTTCATCAAAAGCAAATGTTGCTATGTACATCAGAAGGGCTGGAAGCACAGCCATAAGAACGCTTAATAAAAATATTTTTGATCTTTTTAATTTTAAAAATTCCATTTGAATAAAAGTAAGCATTAATAATCACCTAAAAAACATTAAAAAATTTTTTAAACATTTAAATTAACTAAAAACATTAATGATATTTTAAATCTTTAAATCACCTATAAAACACCTTTTTTTAAGCAGAAGAAACAATCCTTGTAAAAAACTCTTCCAAGTTCTCTTCACATAGATTTACCTTTCTAACATCGATTCCAGAGCTTACAAATAGCTTATTGAATTGGTCTCTTAAATCAAGATTGGTCAATAAATGGATGGTTCCTCCGATGGCATTTTCACTAGATTCAAAGCCATCTTCAGAATTCACATATCCATCAGACTCAAAAGATTTAAGAGAATTCATATCTTCAATATAATTGCCAATGTTTCTTGCAAATGTAAAGTCACCGTTTTCCTCAAATCCTGTGTCCTTTAGAAGATCAACAGCAAGGTCAATGTCTGAAACCTCAAA
Encoded here:
- a CDS encoding ABC transporter permease; translated protein: MLTFIQMEFLKLKRSKIFLLSVLMAVLPALLMYIATFAFDEVQAFDALFTNVNMYMSVLFAVLIFAIIMAYLFGREYNEHTLKMMLTIPISRGKFLMSKYLMFLIWILILTVITSLSTMIFGFAAGLSGFTVNLLINSFAQLLFANLLLFLTFSPFVFISLFVTNMVPAMVGGASLTLVNMLVYGQTWAPYVPWVCPYLIASGEIAEYGINMLLPYGLVFATFIVGIVISYLYFTKKDVPL
- a CDS encoding GNAT family N-acetyltransferase, whose protein sequence is MNVNIKELGNDPEEIKNVQNFLFHMIKLEFGYDYVPEWHQDIVNMEDYYINPERNAFFVAYSESGEIIATIGLRAYDKNFEKFEGIYSNDTTSSIWRLFVDRRYRRCGLASKMFSVAENFAKDRDYKNIYLHTHRTLEGALQFWMKMGFIITLDEGDELETVHMEKFIQKLKISPQAGILTYAIKL
- a CDS encoding 4Fe-4S double cluster binding domain-containing protein, which produces MSLSIELEKYLKGNGAIEVGYADITNFTPKKGLNTGVVFFITYPKEVIRNMANAPTLEYLYELIDLNTRLDALGMICEEFLINKGYKAYAQTKKRLGGNFGEFNSFELPHKTIATRAGMGWIGKSALFTTFKYGSALRLCSVLTDAPLEIGEPIIKSRCGKCMICKEACPGGAISGRNWDYTLKRNDFYDDKKCEKYALIVSEENLGKPDTVCGKCIYACPHTQKYVKRT